The sequence CGGAGACCATCTCTCCGGTCTCCAGGATGAAGAACTCCGCCCGCTGCTTGTCCAGATGGGAGACGGTCCTCTCGACGCACTCGGCGAACTCGGCGTCGTCCTCCAGTCCTTGACCGACCGCACGCAGGAGCCCGCCGAGCAGCTCGGCACCCTTGGCGTAGTCCGCCGCGATGCCGATCTGCGGGCTCCAGATCATCGACTGGGTGATCGTCGTCCCGTATCCGACCATGAGCTTGTGGGCGAGCGGGATGTCCCATCGGTGCTCGGATATGCACCGGATGGCCCGGGGGTTGTCGACCTCGGTCGGCTTCGAGTCCGCGGCGTAGAGATATGAACGGTTTGCCATGCCGGCGACCCTAACAGCGCGCACCGACACCACCCGGAAGCGTCCGAGACCCTCGCTCCACCCTCTTCTCGTCCTCTTGACGATATGGGCGCGTCCCTTTATCGTCGTACTGACGAAATGAAGGGGGTCCTGCCATGGCCGACATCACCCGGCGCTTCGGCTGGCGTCATCTGCGCTCCGCGCCCACCGCTCACATCCGCCACCACAAGCGCGGCCGACTCGCCCACGACGGGCGGGGTCTCAGCTTCTGGTACCGGTCGCTCTCGGCGGCGCTCTCCGAAGTCCCGGTCGACGACCGGGAGCTGGCCATGGCGTTCCACGCCCGCACGTCCGACTTCCAGGACGTCGCCGTGCAGGCCACCGTCACCTACCGGATCAGCGACCCGGCCGAAGCCGCCGAACGACTCGACTTCTCCGTGGACCCGGACACCGGGAGCTGGCGCGGCGCCCCCTTGGAGCAGATCGCCACGCTCCTCACCGAGACCGCGCAGCAGCACGCGCTGGACGTACTGGCCCGAACTCCGCTGGCCGTCGCCCTGGTCGACGGCGTCACCTCCGTACGGACCAGCGTCACCGCGGGCCTCGCCGCCGAGCCCAGACTCCCGGCCACCGGCATCGACGTGGTGGCCGTACGGGTCGTGGCCATCCGCCCCGAGGCCGAGGTGGAGCGCGCCCTGCGCACCCCGGCCCGCGAGCAGATCCAGCAGGAGGCCGACCGGGCCACCTACGAACGGCGGGCCGTCGCCGTCGAACGTGAGCGTGCCATCGCCGAGAACGAACTGGCCAGCCAGATCGAACTCGCGCGACGCGAGGAGCAGTTGATCGATCAGCGCGGCACCAACGCCCGCCGCGAGGCCGAGGAGAAGGCGGCGGCGGACGGCATCCGGACCGAGACCGAGGCGGCCCGCAAGGTCCGCCTGGCCCGCGCGGACGCCGAGGCGGCCCGCGAGACCGGCGCGGCGCGCGCCGAGGTCCAGGCCGCCTGGCTCCGCGTGCACGACGAAACCGCTCCGGGCACACTGCACGCCCTGGCGGCGACCCGGCTGGCGGAGAACCTGCCGCGGATCGAGAGCATCACGCTCTCGCCCGACGTCCTGACCGGGCTCCTCACCAGGCTCGGACGCCCGGAAGGCGGCACGGACGCGTGAGCCTGGCCCCGCGGGCGGTCCTCGTGCACCGCAGGACCGAGTACGAGGAACTGCTCGCCCGACACGGCACGCACGGGCAGGCCGCGTTCTTCCTCTCCAGCCGAGGCCGGTCGATCGACGAGGTGCACCGCCGCCACGAGCGCGCCCACCAGGCCCTGCGTCAGGTGGCGGCGGCGGTGCCGCTCACCTGGCGCAGCTCCCGGGTGGAGCGGGCGGACCTGGACCGTTTCCTGTTCGCCCCGGAGGACGTGGTGGTCGTGATCGGCCAGGACGGCCTGGTCGCCAACACCGCCAAGTACCTGCGCGGACAGCCGGTGGTGGGCATCGACACCGACCCGGGCTACAACCCGGGGGTCCTCGTCCGCCACCGCTGCGCCGACGCGGCCGCCCTGCTGCGCGCCGCGACCACCGCCGGGAGCCGGACGGAAGAGCTGACCATGGTCGAGGCCGTCGCCGACGACACCCAACGCCTCCTCGCACTGAACGAGATCTACCTGGGCTCGCCCGGCCACCAGACCGCCCGCTACCGCCTGGGCTCCGACGGCGACAACGGCCCGGACGAGGCCCAGGCCTCCTCCGGGGTGCTGGTGGGCACCGGCACGGGTGCCACCGGCTGGCTGCGTTCCCTGTGGCAGGAGCGCGACAGCCCCGCCCAGCTGCCCGCACCCGGCGAGCGGCGGCTCCTGTGGTTCGTACGGGAGGCCTGGCCCTCTCCCGCGACCGGAACGACGAAGGTCGCCGGCGAGTTGGGGCGGGGGCAAGCGCTGCAGCTGACCGTGGAGTCGGACCGGATCGTGGTGTTCGGCGACGGGATGGAGGGCGACGCCCTGGAGCTGACCTGGGGTCAGAGCGTACGGCTGGGCATCGCGGCGACGTCACTGCACCTGGTGACGTGAGCACCACCTGCCCCGCCCCGCCCGGCCGTCGCCGCCCAGGAGGGTGAGATGCTTCGGGTGCCTCCCGGGGCTCGGCCGCACGGGTCGGCCGGCGAGGGCGACTTCATCACCATCTCCATGGGCAAGGCTTGCAACAGTGATCTCCTCCCTGCGCACGGCGTGCGCCTTCCGCGGCGGCAAGGGCGGCACGGCGATCGCGGCGGCCGCGCTGCTCGCTCTCGCCACGGCCTGTGGCTCCGGCGGCGACGAACCGGCCGGCGCTTCCACGAGCCGCGCGGTGAAGGACACCGACATCACCGCGGAGCCGGGCGAGCGTTTCACGCTCACCGTCGACCGGAACGACTCCACCCGCGAGTACTGGTACCTCGTCGCCCCCGAGCCCGACGGCTCCGTGGTGGTCAGTCGCGGTCAGGTGTATGCGCCGGACTCCGGCGCCGAGGCGGTGCCCGGTGGCGGTGGCCGGCTCACCTTCACCTTCGAGGCCAAGGGCACGGGGACCACTCGGTTCACGCTGTTGCACTGCACTTTCACCACGTGCCAGGGCAACACCGCCACCCGGCCCCCTGAGACGACCGGGCCCTCCACCACCCCGACCGCCGGGGCGACCACCCCCTCCCGGGCGCCCGAGCGCATCACCTACACCGTCACGGTCGACTGAGCCGCAGCGGACGCTCCGAGCCGGCGTCGCCCGGCAGGCCCAGGCGGAGATAGGCCGGACCGGCGGAGTTCGCGGGGGAGGGCGGGCGCCGATGAGTTTCGCGGTCGGTCGAGGTCTACCTTCCCGTAGGGCCGAGAATCCTCGTAGCCGCCCCGGAAGGGTGAAGACCATGAAGTACATGATCCAGATGAACGTGCCGGCCGACCAGTGGGACGCCGTCATGTCGTCCTACTCCGAGGACGACATGCGGGCCATGTTCGCCCACATGAACGCCCTGAACGCGGAGCTCACGGCCGCCGGGGAATGGGTGGACGGGCAGGGCCTCGGAGGACCCGCACAGGTCAAGACGGTGCGGGCCGCGAGCGACGGACGGCCGCGGGTGAGCGACGGGCCGGCGCAGCCGGGACACATCCTGGCGGGCTACTGGCTGGTCGACGTCACGAGCGAGGACCGGGCGCTGGAGATCGCCGCACGGGCGTCGGCGTGCCCCGGCCCGGGCGGGAAGCCCGGCAACGACCCCGTCGAGGTGCACGCGATTCCCAGGGACCCGACGGTGGCCTGACTTCCTTCAGATGATGTGGATGCGTTCGAGCGCGCCTTCGGTGTCGCGGATCATCAGATCGTGCCCCTTGGCGCGCTCCTGCTCGACGAAGCCGAGCAGGAGGATGGCCCGGTTGATGACGTCCGACTTGCTGACGCCGCCGGCGGCGACGAGGTCGGAGACGATCGTGACGGCGGGCGGGCAGATGGTCACGGAGTAGCGCTCCGTGTCGGGGTGCGGGGGAAGCTGGTCCTGGCCCATGGGGAGATCCCTTCCGGCTCGGTTCATGTCCGCACCAGAATCGCACAGTCGTGGTGCACCAGCCATGCGTTTTCGGAGTCCGGCCCGGCCGGATACCCGGGCCCTGGTCGATCAGGAGGATGCCGTGCACCGTTTCGGGACGGGCCGGACGGTTGTTCGGCGCGACGTGCACCGTACGGGTCGGGTGTGGAGCGAGCAGGCGCTGCGGGTCGTCGCCGACACCGACGAGGCACTGGTGACCGCCTGCGCGCCCGGAGCGGAGGCCCGCCGGCCCGCCCTGTATGCCAAGGCCCGCGACGACGCGGACCGTGCGTTGCGAACGGAGGCGTTCGAGGCGCTGGCGAGCGGCCGGTGGGATCTCGTGACCGGGGTGTGGCAGGAGACCGACCTGCTGCTGTGGAAGCTCCCGGAGGCCTGGTTCAGCATCAACGCCTTCTACGTCCCCGACGGCGACGGGCGCCGACTGCGGAACTGGTACGTCAACTTCGAGCACCCCACCCGCCGCACCGAGGCCGGGTTCGACACCTTCGACCTCACCGTCGACCTGCTCATCGACCCCGACCTCACCCGCTGGGAGTGGAAGGACGAAGACGAGTACGCGCACGTGCGCCGTCTCGGGATCGTCTCCGATGCCGAGCACCAGGCTGTCGACGCCGCCCGGGCCCAGGTGTTCGGCATGCTCGCCGACCGGTCCGGCCCGTTCGCGGCCGGAAACCGTTGGGCCGTCTGGCGGTGGGAGCCGACCTGGCCCGCGCCACGCCTTCCGTAACCCGTTCCGCTCACGTGGCTGGGGCGGATCCGGCGACGCTCCGCTGCCGCCGGGATCGTCAGGCCGGGCCGACTGCCGTGGTGTCACAGACTGTGGGCGGTGGGGTGCAGAGGTTCGTACAGCGGGAGTTCGGCGCCGCTGGGAAGCCGGATGGCAGTCAGTTTGCCCCAGCGTTGTTCGCTGATCGGGCGGGTGGTCTCGACGCCCCGGGCACGGAACTCGGCGAGTTGGGAGTCGAGGTCGTCGCACATCAGGAACAGCTCGTGCCGGGGCGGTCCGTCGGTCGGGTGCACGGCCACCTCGGCCGGGGGCAGCTTGAAGATCAGCCGGCCACCACCCGCGTCGACCCCGGGAAAGTCGAGGACGTCACGGAGGAAGGCACGGTCCGCCTCTGCGTTCCGGCTGTGGAGAATGACGTGTGCACCGCTGATCATGGCTCGGTCCTGCCTGTCGACGTCCCGGCGGTCGTGTCCCGGGCATCCTGGCACGCGAGGCCCGAAAAACCTGCGACCGCATTCGACGGCGCGAAGGCGCGACGCCGCGACGGCGCCCCACACTCCTGCTTCTACTGGGAACGCGGCTAGGTGTGTTCCGAGGCCGGCACCCGGGAGCGAGCCGCGGCGGCCGCTCTCATGAGATCGAGGGGGCCGGTGGGCTCCAGCGGCGGGTGCGGGGTACCGCGCCGGAGACCCCGTACTCCTTCTTCAGCTGCTCGGGGATGGCGTAGTGCATGACACGGCCCCGCGTGAGGGAGGACAGCTCCAGCACGGTGGTGAGCTGCCCGAGGCGGTCCAGGGCCCACGCGCCGAGCGGGGAGCGGTCCTCGATGGTCTCCAGGACGCCGAGAAGGTGCGGCGCGGCCTTCACCACCGTGTCCCAGGCGGTGCGGGGCACCCGCAGCCAGTCGGCGCAGGTGTCGCCCACGAGGTGGCGGATGAGCGCGGAGACCACGGGGTCGAAGAAGGTGCCGGGCACGATCTCCTCGTAGAGGTCGATGAGCTGACGGGTCAGGTGCGCGCCCTCCTCGGACGGCCCCATGTGTCGGATCATGTACCGGTCGAGGAAGCCCCGTGCCTCGTCGAGGGTCGCGGGGACGGCTTCCTGGTCGACACCGAGCATGGCCCCGACCACCCGCCACGCGTAGTAGTAGGCCTCCGCGCCCTCCGTCGACATGTGGATGTTCAGCCGGTGCAGGCTGTCGAGGACGAGCAGCGAGAAGAACATCTGCCCGCCGATCATGTCCTCCTGGCAGATCGGCGTCCCGAGCGCCGCGATGTCCCACCGGTCCTCGCGTACGAGATGGTGGCGGATCGACGCGTGCAGCAGCCGGACCTTCTGGGCCGCGGGGATGAAACGGCTGCCGGCCTCGAACGCGTCGGGCCGCATCAGGTGGACGGTGAACTGGCCGGTCTCCGCCATCCGTTTCGACGGGTACGCCAGCCCGTGGGTGGTGGACAGCAGCTTCGCCACGTGCGGCACGAGGTAGCAGGCGGGCATGGAGGCGAAGGACAGGGCGGTGGAGATGTGCACGTTGTTGTCGATGAAGAACAGCCGAGCCTTCTCCATCTCGCCCCAGTCCACCCAGGAGGGCGGGACGCTCGTCGCTTCGAGGTACTCGCGGGCGACATCCGGCAGCCCGTCGGGCAGCGGCGCCCCGGCGGTGGAGACGTAGCGCATCAAGGTGTTGAACTTGCCCACTTCCCCGCGTTCGAAGAGCGTGGCGACGGTGGCATCGGCGAGCCGGTCACCGGTCTGCCGCAGGGCGTCCATCGATGCCTCGGTGTGGATCATGACGGGGCTCCTTGTCGTGCGGACGGAGAGGCGGGAAGGGGAGGAGAGGGCAGGGGGCAGGTGGGGGGAGGGGCAGGAGGGTGCGGACGGGCGTGCGCCGGTCAGGAGTCAGGAGCGGCGGGCCGACGCCGCGTGCGCCAAGGCGGTCAGGGCGGTCGCCGCGTCCTCGGGTACGGGCAACTCGTCCAGGGCGGCCAGCGCTTCCCCGACCCGCGCGCAGATCATGTCCTCCACCCGGTCGGGAGCCTTGAGGCGGCGCATCGTGTCGCGCACCGCGTCCAAGCCCTCCGCATCCAGGTCACGCCGCCCCAACAGGCTTCGCAGCAGCGCGCGTTCCCCGTCATCGGCAAGGCGCCAGGTCTCCGCCAGCAGGGCCGTGGGCCGGTGGCCGTGCACGTCGTCGGCGTTGGCCTTGCCGGTCTGCCCGGGATGGCCGAACAGGCCGATCAGGTCGTCCCGCAGCTGGAACGCCTCGCCCAGCGGAAGCCCGTACGCCGAGTAACCCTCACACGTCCGCGCCCCGGCACCGGCCAAGGCGCCACCGATGAGCAGGGGATGCTCGACCGTGTACTTGGCGGTCTTGTAGCGGACCACCTTCAGCGCCGCCGTGGTGTCGGGCCCGGCTCCGGTACGCAGGATCTCCAGGCACTCACCGGCGATCAGTTCACGTGCCATCACCGCCCACAGCGGGCGCGCCCGGGCCAGGTAGGCGGCGGGCAGTCCGCACGTGGCGAACAACTGGCCGGCCAGCGCCATCAACAGGTCCCCGACGAGCATCGCCAGCGACCTCGCCGAGTCGTCGACGTCCGACCGGTCGCCGACCGCGGCCCGCAGGGCGACGTGCGCGGTGGGCCGGCCGTGCCTGAGCGGACTGTCGTCGATCAGGTCGTCGTGGACGACGGCGGCGGCGTGCACCAACTCCAGGGAGGTCGCCGCCCGCAGCAGGGCGTCACTGTCGGGCTGCCCCACCGCCCGCCAACCCCAGTAACAGAACGCCGCCCGCAGCCGTTTGCCGTCCGCGACGGCGGCCTCCAACTGCTCGGCCACCGGCTCCAGGACGGGATCGACCGCCGCGAACGCGTCGGCCTCCCGCGCCACGAACCGGTGCAGCACCTCGTCGACACGGCTCTTGAAGGCGGCCTGCGCCCACCCCTCAGACGCCATCGTTCTCACGGGCCGTCACATGTCGTGCCAGGAGCTCCAGATGGGCCGGAGGCACGGCCGCGTACCGGTCGAGGGCCAGGCGCCCGCGCGCCATCAGGTCCTGCTCGGCCTCCGAGGCCAGCTCCGCCGCGTCCGACCTGCGCAGCAGACCGCTCACCACACCCAGCGCCGAACCCAGCGTGGTCACCGCCAGATCGGCCAGCCCGGCGACCAGCAGCACCGCCCGCCCCTCCGGCCCCTCCGGCCCCACAGGCCCCCCAGAACGTCCCGCGTCCTGCGTCATCGCATCCCCCGCTCAGCGCGTACCCCGGCGACGCCGGTCACGCGCCGCCCTGCGAGGATCCCGGTCACGGGGGTCCGGGAACGGCGGAACTCGCGATCGGGTGACCGGCCCGTTCGACCGTACGGATCCGATTCCGGCCACCGGGCGCGACGCGGAGCGACCGGTCGCACACGGCCGACCGACGGCGCCGAACTCGTGCACGCGCCCGACGGGGGTTCGCCCGCTACGGGACCCCGGTCGGCGTTCCGTACGCCGTACGTCCGTACAGTGCGGGCGTACATCGGAGCGAAGAGAGCAGGGCGTGATCGTGGGAACGTCGGGTCGGGGGCCGGGACGCCGGCTCGGAGTGGCAGCGGTGGCGCTGCTGGTGCTGGGCGGGGTGCTGACCTGTGTCGGCGGTCTCGGCGGGTACTTCTTCATGCCGACCCGGGTCATGCCGTCGAGCCACATGAGGCCCTCCCTTCCGGCAGGCGGGTCGATGGTCTTCAACCTGTTGGTCACCGGCGTGGACCGAGGCGACGTGGTGCTTTTCGACGCCGCAGCCTGGGGTGAACGGAACCTGGCCGTGGAACGCGTGGTCGCGGTGGGCGGCGACCGTATCGCCTACACCCCCGGGGACCGGACGCTGACCTTGAACGGGAGGCCGCTCGACGAGCCGTACGTCCTGAACGGCGACCCGGTGGTGGGCTCGCCCGGCGCGTTCGACGTCACGGTGCCCGAGGGTCGGCTGTTCCTGTTGGGCGACACCCGCGGCAACTCCGACGACTCCCGCTACCAGTTCCAGGAGTCGGAGGGCGGCACCGTGCCCCTGTCGGCGGTGAAGGGCGCGCTCATCGACGAGGACGACCCGCTGGTCGTCGGCCTGCGGTCGGCGGTGCCCGCCGGCGGTGGGCTGGCGCTCCTCGGCGCGGTGTCCGGCGTCTTCGCGCTGCGGTCGCGCCGCCGAGCGACGGGGGCCACGGCACCGAGCGGCGAGGGCCGCGGTACCGACGACGCGTGCGTGACCGGGGTGGTGGCCCGGGGTTGACTTGGAGTGCGCTTCAACACCTAGCGTCCTGAGCAATGATCCCGAGCTCAGGAGGCAGCAGCATGACCGACGTTCCCACCCGGCACCTGGGCAGTCTGGCGGTCTCCGCGCAGGGCCTGGGATGCATGGGCATGAGCCACGGCTACGGCGCCACGGACGACGAGCAGTCCCTCGCCACCGTGCGGCATGCTCTCGACCTGGGGGTGACCCTGCTGGACACCGCCGACTTCTACGGTGCCGGTCACAACGAGGAACTGTTGGGGCGGGCCGTCTCCGGGCGCCGCGACGAGGTGGTGCTGGCCACGAAGTTCGGCTTCGCCAACCGCCTGGGTGAACCCACCCGTGTCCGCGGCGACGCGGCGTACGTGCGGCAGGCGTGCGACGCGTCGCTGCGTCGGCTCGGGGTCGACCACATCGACCTCTACTACCAACACCGGGTCGATCCGCAGGTGCCGATCGAGGAGACCGTCGGCGCGATGGCCGAACTCGTGCAGGCCGGCAAGGTCCGCCACCTCGGGCTGTCCGAGGCCGGCGAACGAACCATCCGACGGGCGCACGCGGTGCACCCGATCGCCGCGCTGCAGAGCGAGTGGTCGCTGTGGACCCGCGACCTCGAAGCGGAGATCGGACCGGTCTGCCGCGAACTGGGCATCGGGCTGGTCCCGTTCTCCCCGCTCGGGCGCGGCTTCCTGACCGGCCGGTACAGCACGGTCGAAGGACTGGCCGACAACGACGTGCGGCGCACTCAGCCGCGTTTCGCCGACGGCAACCTCGAGCGGAACCTGGTGATCGTCGAGAAGCTCAACGAGCTCGCCGAGGCGAAGGGAGTCACCGCCGGCCAGCTCGCCCTGGCCTGGGTGCAGCACCGGGGCGACGACGTGGTGCCGATCCCCGGCACCCGCCGACAGCGCTACCTGGAGGAGAACCTCGCGGCCCTGGCCGTCGAGCTGACCGCCGACGACCTCGCCGCCATCGAGGCCGCCGCCCCGCCCGAGCAGGTCGCGGGCACCCGCTACGACGCGACCAGCCTCACCTTCGTCGACAACTGAGCCCGAGCGACGGACCGCCGACCGCGACAGACGGCGCGGTGCGCGGTCCGCCCTCGTCGAGGACGCCGATACCGCACCCGCCGAGGTCCGGGATCCGGGATCCGAGGTCGTCGGATTCCCCGGCTCCGGACGCATCCGTGCACCTGGGTCGAGAGGAAACGGAGTACGAGAGCCTCCGTGTCCGAGGCTGCGCCGGGCACGGGCCGGCGCGAGTGAGGGTGTTCGGGTGAGGGCGAGGGTGAGGAGTGGTGGCGATGGCAGATGGTCTCGGTTGGCGGGTCGGGCCTGACGGTGGTCGACCGCAGGGCCGGACCTGCGCGCACATCGAGCTCCTGCCGGCTTGCGAACCGCCGCTGCCGGCCCCGGCTCCGCCGGTCGGCTGCGCGGACTGTCGGTCGCGCGGCTGGAGCTGGGTGCGGCTGCGCCGGTGCGTGACGTGTGGCCACGTCGGATGCTGTGACAGCTCGCGGGGCCGGCACGCCCACGACCACCATGTGCGCAGCGGACACCCCGTCGTCCTCTCCCTGGCGTCCGACGAGGACTGGGCCTGGTGCTTCACCGACGAGGTCTTCCTCGTCCGGTCCGGCCACGGCGGATCGGGGCAGGCACGCCGGCAGCCGCGCTAACGGCGGTAGGCGGTGGCCGCGGAAGGCAACCGGTCGGCCACGGCGTCGGCCAACCTCTCGAATTCGGAGCGCAGGAAAGGCGTCGCCAGGCGAGCCCACCCCTTGAACCGCAAGGACGCCGTGTACGTCAGGAGTGTGGTCGTGGCCGAGCGGGCCCGGAAGCTCAGGTCGTCGGTGGCCGTGACGGTCTTGTTCTCACCGACGAACAACAGTCGATCCGGTTCCTCGGAGACGAGCCGGTAGAGCAGATCGCTGGTCCGGCCACGGAAGCGCGAAGTGTTCCGCCACACGGTTCCCACCTGTACCGGCCCTCCACCGACCCGCACGCACCGGACCGTGCCCGGGTCCCACTCCTCGGTTCGGGAGAAGTCCTCCAGGTAGGCGACCAGATCTTCGAGAGGAAGCCCGACGAGGATGTCCCTCCGGACGGTGATCGCCACAGCCGACCCCTAACCGGCCCCGTGAGGCCGCATCGATGTACCGCAGACGTATCTCTTCCCCGTGGGAGCCGCCGATGGATGCACGTCCGACGGTCGGGTCCGCGCACATCGCCAGGAGCGCCGGCTGAGGACGCGGCCCGTTCCCGCGGGGCCGGGAGCCCCTCCCGCGCCGGCCCGGGCGTGCGGGCGAGCGGGCGTGCGGACGGGCGGTACGACGCCCGCCGGATGGACGAGGGATGGCCGATGGGCCACCGGAACGGAAAAAGTTTTCCGCGAAACGCCTATCGAATGACAGTTCGCCGGGAATGCTGCGTGTGTTCTCCCGCCCCGTCCGACGCCCCCTCACCCGGGCTCGCCAGGGCGGGCCTTCCGTTCTGAGCCCTCGGGAGGTACTACGCCATGCAGTCGACCCCCACACCTTCGCCGGTCCGGCCGCCCCACAGCCGCCGCGACATCCTCACCGGCCTCGGTCTGGCCGCCGCCACCCCGCTCGTCCTCGGCATCACCCACCGCCCCGAACGCCCACCCGTCCCGGTCGGCCCGTCGATCCTGCTGCGCGGCGCCTCCCTCGTCCTCACCATGGACCCGGCCCTCGGCAGCGGCCCCCTCGGCGCCCTCGACAACGCAGACGTCCTGATGCGGGGCGGCACCATCGCCGCCGTCGGCACGAGCCTGCGGCCCCCGCCCGGTACCCGGATCGTCGACGCTTCCGGCAAGCTGGTCATGCCGGGGTTCGTCGACACCCACACCCACCTCTGGCAGGCCCTGATCCGTGGGGGCTGTACCGACGGGGACCTGTTCGGCTGGTTCACCCGATGTACCGACCCCCAGCGCGGCCGGCTCACCCCCGAAGCCCTGCACAGCTTCGTACGCCTCGCCGCCCTCGACGCCGTCCAGTCGGGGGTGACCACCCTCGTGGACTGGGTGGACATCTTCTCCTACGACCTCATCGAGAGCTACGTACGGGCCCTGGCCGCGACCGGAGTGCGGTTCACCTACGCGATGTTCCCCTCCGAGGCCGACCCGGCGCTGGTCGCCAAGGTGAAGAAGGAACTCGTCGATCCCGTTCCGCTCGCCGGCTTCCAGGTCGCCACCCACGCGGCGCGAGCCGTCCAACACCTCAACCACGCCCACTGGGAAGCCGCCCAGGACCTCGGGGTCATGCTCAACTCCCACGTCCTCGAACGCCCCGAGCAGCGCGCCGACGACCCCATCGGCGTCCTCACCGACATCGGCGCCCTCGGGCCACAGCTCCTGATCAACCACGCGATCCACCTGACCGACGACGAGATCGCCGCCGTCGCCGCGCACGACGTGCGTGCGGCCCACTGCCCGCTCAGCAACATGCGGCTGGCCTCCGGCATCATGCGGCTGGGGGAATTCGGGCGGCGGGGCGTCAAGGTCGGCCTCGGCCTGGACGGCGGCACCAACGACAGCTCGGACTTCCACGCGCTGATGAAGACGGCCATCGGCCTGCAACGCGCCCGGGCGACGCAGGCCGCGATCTTCCCGCAGGTCCACGACGTCCTACGGATGGCCACCCTCGGCGGCGCCGAAGCCTTGGGGATCGGCGACCGGACGGGCTCCCTGACCCCAGGGAAACGCGCCGACGTCGTGGTCGTCGACCCGGCCGCCCTGAACTTCGCGCCGCGCTTCGACTGGGTCGGCCAGACCGTCTTCAACGGGCGGCCCGAGAACGTCGAGGCCGTGTTCGTGGACGGGCGCCCGCTGAAGTTCGGCGGCCGGCTCGTCGGCGTCGACACGGAGCGCGTCGTACGGGAGGCGGAGACGGCCGCGACCCGACTGCGCGCGGCCGGATAGCCCCGGCCGGCCCCCCTTGCAGGCACCGCGGTGGGCGCCACGGCTTCAGCCCACCGCGTCCCAGGCCCGCATCGGACCGTCCAGCCAGGCGGGTGGCAGCTCGGCGGCCTCCCACTCCTCCCGCAGCGC comes from Streptomyces virginiae and encodes:
- a CDS encoding SRPBCC family protein — its product is MAITVRRDILVGLPLEDLVAYLEDFSRTEEWDPGTVRCVRVGGGPVQVGTVWRNTSRFRGRTSDLLYRLVSEEPDRLLFVGENKTVTATDDLSFRARSATTTLLTYTASLRFKGWARLATPFLRSEFERLADAVADRLPSAATAYRR
- a CDS encoding amidohydrolase family protein, translating into MQSTPTPSPVRPPHSRRDILTGLGLAAATPLVLGITHRPERPPVPVGPSILLRGASLVLTMDPALGSGPLGALDNADVLMRGGTIAAVGTSLRPPPGTRIVDASGKLVMPGFVDTHTHLWQALIRGGCTDGDLFGWFTRCTDPQRGRLTPEALHSFVRLAALDAVQSGVTTLVDWVDIFSYDLIESYVRALAATGVRFTYAMFPSEADPALVAKVKKELVDPVPLAGFQVATHAARAVQHLNHAHWEAAQDLGVMLNSHVLERPEQRADDPIGVLTDIGALGPQLLINHAIHLTDDEIAAVAAHDVRAAHCPLSNMRLASGIMRLGEFGRRGVKVGLGLDGGTNDSSDFHALMKTAIGLQRARATQAAIFPQVHDVLRMATLGGAEALGIGDRTGSLTPGKRADVVVVDPAALNFAPRFDWVGQTVFNGRPENVEAVFVDGRPLKFGGRLVGVDTERVVREAETAATRLRAAG
- a CDS encoding UBP-type zinc finger domain-containing protein; translated protein: MADGLGWRVGPDGGRPQGRTCAHIELLPACEPPLPAPAPPVGCADCRSRGWSWVRLRRCVTCGHVGCCDSSRGRHAHDHHVRSGHPVVLSLASDEDWAWCFTDEVFLVRSGHGGSGQARRQPR